From one Leptospira noumeaensis genomic stretch:
- a CDS encoding hydrogenase-4 subunit E: MEKITGITNFDGVYHQYVIRDQKMIREEVVSKKSNIDFLLDPIYPVWLVRHAFGQDMGLEDYSELKEEDYLSDNRGKTLSLHQKTGVVRDLAYHGLHVPFHEGTYSHAVGPIHAGIIEPGHFRFVVEGEVIRHLTIRLGFQHRAIREKMIGKSVMDILPISETISGDTSVGYAVAFSKIYEEMYGIPISKDVTLFRSFLVELERIAVHIGDLGGISEDIGYYPLYGVCVTDRGAALGLMETWTGNRFGKAAVRPGRVRVNGRITAKQAKDAFFNLKKVYFKRIRPQILRALSVSTLKERMQGCGFISELDVEKHGFSGMVARMAGVGDDLRIGNPDYPGWVPLPLQEEHHHYNGDVWARMYIRYTEIEQSLKWMETHLDDLDFEFLWSEKNSAIKPNEWKKWKPKAGIFTASVEAWRGPVLVSLAFDTNGLVKNSYIRDPSVLNWHALELAVRGEQIGDFPLNNKSFNLSYVGFDL, translated from the coding sequence ATGGAAAAAATAACAGGCATTACTAACTTTGATGGTGTTTATCACCAGTATGTAATCCGTGATCAAAAAATGATTCGGGAAGAAGTTGTTTCTAAAAAAAGTAATATCGATTTTTTATTAGATCCTATTTATCCAGTGTGGCTTGTCCGTCATGCCTTTGGACAAGATATGGGACTTGAGGATTATTCTGAACTAAAAGAAGAAGATTATTTATCTGATAACAGAGGAAAAACTCTCTCACTCCATCAAAAAACAGGCGTAGTTAGGGACTTGGCCTATCACGGTTTACATGTTCCTTTTCATGAGGGAACTTATTCTCATGCAGTAGGTCCAATCCATGCAGGGATCATTGAACCTGGACATTTCCGATTTGTGGTGGAAGGAGAAGTCATTCGTCATCTAACGATTCGGTTGGGATTCCAACACAGAGCCATTCGTGAAAAAATGATTGGTAAGTCTGTTATGGACATTCTTCCCATTTCTGAAACTATCTCTGGTGACACTAGTGTTGGTTATGCGGTTGCCTTTAGCAAAATCTACGAAGAAATGTATGGAATACCCATCTCAAAAGATGTTACCTTATTTCGATCATTTTTAGTGGAATTAGAGCGAATCGCTGTTCACATCGGTGACTTAGGTGGTATCTCGGAAGATATAGGATATTATCCGCTGTATGGTGTTTGTGTGACGGATCGTGGGGCAGCCCTTGGTCTTATGGAGACATGGACAGGGAACCGATTTGGAAAAGCAGCGGTTCGCCCAGGACGAGTTCGTGTCAATGGACGAATCACCGCAAAACAAGCAAAAGATGCTTTTTTTAATCTAAAAAAAGTTTATTTTAAACGAATCCGTCCTCAAATTTTACGAGCACTTTCTGTTTCTACCTTAAAAGAAAGGATGCAAGGTTGTGGTTTTATCTCCGAGTTGGATGTAGAAAAACATGGATTTTCTGGTATGGTTGCTCGGATGGCGGGAGTGGGTGATGATTTAAGAATAGGTAACCCCGATTATCCAGGTTGGGTTCCTTTACCACTTCAGGAAGAACACCATCATTATAATGGTGATGTTTGGGCACGTATGTACATTCGTTATACGGAAATTGAACAATCCTTAAAATGGATGGAAACACATTTAGATGATTTGGATTTTGAATTTTTATGGTCGGAAAAAAATTCTGCTATAAAACCAAATGAGTGGAAAAAATGGAAACCAAAAGCGGGAATATTTACGGCTAGTGTAGAAGCATGGCGAGGCCCAGTCCTTGTTTCATTGGCTTTTGATACCAATGGATTGGTAAAAAATTCTTATATCCGCGATCCATCTGTATTAAATTGGCATGCTTTGGAACTTGCTGTTCGTGGGGAACAAATTGGTGATTTTCCTTTGAACAATAAATCGTTTAATCTTAGTTATGTTGGGTTTGATTTATGA
- a CDS encoding HDOD domain-containing protein produces MATVEEYLSQIKDLTIVPPVLLSVLSLDDDNELSFGELEKKVQSDQVLVARLLKLANSPFFSRGNPVANMKQVITRLGFKTVRSMVAMSMTDSLFSQGNYKKFRDEVWDHSVAKGIFAQILCEEKKFKKEAELAITCGLMQDLGRIVLNTIDRTKYVEVLTEFQTSDLSLISLEKKFFGVDSFEIGSAAAKLWKMPSIIISSIEDLSKPAAEQSTLGQIIGFAGVIAKLTGHGKQEPGTTEKFEEYKQILNLEIEDQKVFLTAKDEKLKTNELYQFCSTL; encoded by the coding sequence ATGGCTACAGTTGAAGAATACCTCTCCCAAATCAAAGACCTGACGATTGTACCGCCGGTCTTACTTTCCGTACTTTCCCTAGATGACGACAACGAACTCTCCTTTGGGGAATTAGAAAAAAAAGTCCAATCAGACCAAGTGTTAGTAGCAAGACTTTTGAAACTTGCAAACTCACCTTTTTTCTCTAGAGGAAATCCAGTAGCTAACATGAAACAGGTGATCACTCGCCTGGGTTTCAAAACAGTTAGGAGTATGGTGGCGATGTCTATGACAGACTCGTTATTCAGCCAAGGTAATTATAAAAAATTTCGAGATGAAGTTTGGGATCATTCCGTTGCCAAAGGAATATTTGCTCAAATTCTTTGTGAAGAGAAAAAATTCAAAAAAGAGGCAGAACTTGCCATCACTTGCGGACTCATGCAAGATCTCGGACGAATTGTACTCAATACCATTGATCGAACAAAATATGTAGAAGTGCTTACCGAATTTCAAACTTCCGATCTCAGTTTGATTTCCTTAGAGAAAAAATTCTTTGGAGTAGATTCTTTTGAAATTGGAAGTGCGGCAGCAAAACTTTGGAAGATGCCAAGTATCATCATTTCTTCTATTGAAGATTTGTCCAAACCTGCTGCAGAACAATCAACACTCGGCCAAATCATTGGATTTGCAGGAGTGATCGCAAAACTCACGGGTCATGGCAAACAAGAACCAGGAACAACAGAGAAGTTTGAGGAATACAAACAAATCCTAAACCTTGAAATAGAAGACCAAAAAGTATTTTTAACAGCTAAAGACGAAAAACTGAAAACAAACGAACTGTATCAGTTTTGTAGTACACTTTAA
- a CDS encoding class I SAM-dependent RNA methyltransferase, whose product MESLDSDFSGIVTAPNGKKVNIFFAYPGDELTVEYVKRRPRQRSLRIHETIRHHDWNLVKCDVFGECGGCTGQHIDYEKQLELKFSPILESFKKDLGISITPLPSSKIYEYRSRMDFSVFPGPIIGQRQRGNFRKVVPITSCSIQSQWANDALKDVQSVLNQIPDVIWDRRSEEGGLKYLTIRKAQNTDDGILIFTFTEGYESHPSMEKFRNLCLASLKQESLLFCYNRPKSEVSASGRAEVLRGKSTFTEQVLGETFQIPFDSFFQPNPSGFLPILSFIKERLPQAGKNLIDLFCGNGFFSLLYGGSFQNVDGYELTESSIAIASKTFEGRFPNKSHSFQITNLFMSTDLLKEKEDATLILDPPRAGAGKLVSQWIRDFGPKHLFYVSCNPYSQKEDVSTFLPNYDFMDGILIDPYPHTPHTESVLFFQRKSI is encoded by the coding sequence GTGGAAAGTTTAGATTCTGATTTTTCTGGAATCGTCACTGCACCTAACGGAAAAAAGGTGAATATTTTTTTTGCTTATCCCGGAGACGAACTCACAGTTGAGTATGTCAAACGTAGGCCAAGACAAAGATCTTTACGAATCCATGAAACCATCCGTCACCACGATTGGAATTTAGTGAAGTGTGATGTGTTTGGAGAATGTGGAGGTTGCACCGGCCAACATATAGACTACGAAAAACAATTAGAACTTAAATTTTCACCCATCCTCGAATCCTTCAAAAAAGATTTGGGAATTTCCATCACTCCCCTTCCTAGTTCTAAAATTTACGAATACCGCTCGCGAATGGATTTTTCTGTTTTCCCCGGACCAATCATTGGGCAAAGACAAAGGGGAAATTTTAGAAAAGTAGTTCCTATTACTTCCTGTTCTATTCAATCCCAGTGGGCCAACGATGCTCTAAAAGATGTACAATCTGTACTCAACCAAATCCCTGACGTGATCTGGGACAGGAGAAGCGAAGAAGGTGGACTCAAATACCTCACCATTCGGAAAGCACAAAATACAGATGACGGAATATTAATTTTTACTTTTACCGAAGGATATGAATCTCATCCATCAATGGAAAAATTTCGTAACCTTTGTTTGGCGTCTTTAAAACAAGAGTCCTTACTTTTTTGTTACAATAGACCCAAGTCAGAAGTTTCTGCTTCCGGTAGAGCCGAGGTTTTAAGAGGTAAATCTACATTTACGGAACAAGTCCTGGGGGAAACTTTTCAGATTCCTTTTGATTCTTTTTTCCAACCTAACCCATCGGGATTTTTACCTATCCTTTCCTTTATCAAGGAACGATTGCCACAAGCGGGAAAAAACCTAATCGATTTGTTTTGCGGGAATGGATTCTTTTCTTTGTTATATGGTGGTTCATTTCAGAATGTGGATGGTTATGAACTGACTGAGTCCTCCATCGCCATTGCATCCAAAACTTTTGAAGGTCGTTTTCCAAACAAATCTCATTCGTTCCAAATAACAAACCTCTTTATGTCCACAGACCTTCTAAAAGAAAAAGAAGATGCCACTCTCATTTTGGATCCGCCAAGGGCTGGGGCAGGAAAATTGGTAAGCCAATGGATTCGTGATTTTGGACCCAAACATTTGTTCTACGTCTCCTGTAACCCGTATTCCCAAAAGGAAGATGTATCTACTTTCCTTCCCAACTACGATTTTATGGATGGAATCCTCATTGATCCCTACCCACACACTCCCCATACGGAATCCGTACTTTTCTTTCAAAGAAAGTCGATATAA
- a CDS encoding hydrogenase-4 subunit G has product MNFLYELKSFIFPKNVLNFNTASPVHPTSRGIPVPTAKLKEGSTSLSESAEVCPTKAIRIVSDSEVQFDYGKCLQCGLCTECSDGKLRNSGFIYTFALNREELKVTYISGRMEKVSDLPFPLTANQEKFRELTKKRGFLYREVAAAGNNTVESELNASFNSVFDSEREGVRCVASPKHADAIVFSGPVGKNMVAPLETAWDVIAEPKALIACGTEAVSGGLYPMGKRPAEPDLYISGDPPRPDVILQGFRLLMGRFSFRFQEALHKILENG; this is encoded by the coding sequence ATGAATTTTTTATATGAACTTAAAAGTTTTATTTTTCCTAAAAATGTATTAAATTTTAATACAGCATCTCCAGTCCATCCCACAAGTCGAGGGATTCCCGTTCCTACGGCTAAATTGAAAGAGGGAAGTACTTCCTTATCGGAATCAGCAGAAGTATGTCCAACAAAGGCCATACGCATTGTATCGGATTCAGAAGTTCAGTTTGACTATGGTAAATGTTTGCAATGTGGACTTTGTACAGAATGTTCGGATGGGAAACTACGGAACTCAGGATTTATTTATACCTTTGCCTTAAATCGTGAGGAATTGAAAGTCACTTACATTTCTGGGCGAATGGAAAAAGTAAGTGACTTACCTTTTCCATTGACAGCAAACCAAGAGAAGTTCAGGGAATTAACCAAAAAAAGAGGATTCCTTTACAGAGAGGTTGCGGCCGCAGGAAACAACACTGTGGAATCGGAATTGAATGCTTCCTTTAATTCGGTTTTTGATTCGGAAAGAGAAGGGGTTCGTTGTGTCGCGAGCCCCAAACATGCCGATGCCATTGTATTTTCAGGGCCAGTAGGAAAGAATATGGTGGCTCCACTGGAAACGGCTTGGGATGTGATCGCAGAACCAAAAGCACTCATTGCATGTGGGACAGAGGCTGTGAGTGGGGGATTGTATCCCATGGGCAAAAGGCCTGCGGAGCCAGACCTCTATATTTCAGGAGATCCCCCTAGGCCTGACGTGATTTTGCAAGGATTTCGACTTTTAATGGGAAGATTTTCTTTCCGGTTTCAAGAGGCGCTTCACAAAATTTTAGAGAATGGATAA
- a CDS encoding proton-conducting transporter membrane subunit: MMKELFYLSGVIAFLVIFFVSIFAPTKGQTRIWLWSLLKIGFFVSLFYSWFTDNIVLKWILIEASTLFGALLISSSGTERSFHVGWKFLLINSYALGLAFLGIVILLFASTPLENLDFESLKQGLVGQSGLLIETGILLTVYGYSGKLGLVPNHFWVGDTYAESPSQISSLIASFVPVSVVLAIRPLIQLEREINPHMINAANGILFIGVLTILYSTLMLFSREDIRRISAKVALFHTGMLTLFLWLDVSDDMFYFLLSTTVLVKLLVFISMGILRMDAGKRNISQILETSSLSHKALYMYLLALLVAFVFPLSPVFVLDLKVIEIAIKQKMFFLFLFPIMGAIFFFIALNKVLTLVRLPNRNFETSLYGILQTRLVFFWFSFLFTVSVGTYGLTYLMAEYIWKK, from the coding sequence ATGATGAAGGAATTGTTTTATCTTTCCGGTGTAATTGCTTTTTTGGTAATCTTTTTTGTTTCGATTTTTGCTCCGACAAAAGGGCAAACTCGAATTTGGTTATGGAGTCTTTTGAAAATTGGCTTTTTTGTTTCTTTATTCTATTCTTGGTTTACTGACAATATTGTCCTTAAATGGATTTTGATAGAAGCCTCCACTTTGTTTGGTGCCTTACTCATTTCCTCTAGCGGAACGGAAAGATCCTTTCATGTAGGTTGGAAGTTTTTACTCATCAATTCCTATGCACTTGGTTTGGCATTTTTAGGAATTGTGATTTTACTTTTTGCATCAACACCATTAGAAAACTTAGATTTTGAATCCTTAAAACAAGGGTTAGTGGGACAAAGTGGGCTACTGATCGAAACGGGAATTTTACTGACTGTTTATGGTTATAGTGGCAAACTCGGGCTTGTGCCAAACCACTTTTGGGTGGGGGATACGTATGCGGAAAGTCCAAGTCAAATATCATCTCTCATCGCGTCTTTTGTTCCAGTGAGTGTGGTTCTTGCCATTCGACCTCTCATCCAGTTGGAAAGGGAAATTAACCCACATATGATCAATGCAGCCAATGGAATTCTATTTATTGGGGTATTGACCATACTGTATTCAACTTTGATGTTGTTTTCCAGGGAAGACATTCGCAGGATATCGGCAAAAGTGGCCCTATTTCATACAGGGATGTTAACTTTGTTTTTATGGTTAGATGTATCTGATGATATGTTTTATTTTTTGTTATCAACAACGGTTCTCGTAAAACTTTTGGTTTTTATCTCCATGGGAATTTTGCGAATGGATGCTGGTAAAAGAAATATTTCTCAGATTTTGGAAACATCTTCTCTCAGTCATAAAGCATTGTATATGTATTTACTGGCACTCCTTGTTGCTTTTGTATTCCCTCTATCACCAGTTTTTGTTTTGGATTTAAAAGTCATTGAGATTGCCATCAAACAGAAGATGTTCTTTTTGTTTCTATTTCCAATCATGGGAGCTATTTTTTTCTTTATAGCTCTAAATAAAGTGTTAACGCTTGTTCGTTTGCCAAATCGAAATTTTGAAACAAGTCTTTATGGAATTTTACAAACACGTTTGGTATTCTTTTGGTTTAGTTTTTTATTCACCGTATCTGTTGGGACATACGGATTAACCTATTTAATGGCAGAATATATATGGAAAAAATAA
- a CDS encoding formate hydrogenase has product MAYDFIYLLLLLTGVVVLVENRLSRIIFFLSAQGFLLIFPVLQTHEGELKHAISLIVMVVLFKGILTPWVLNWTANKSKMNESTAPRFGYLATLLFMVLGLVLAVKITEGVSVLSIPVHKIGLIYVILLVYVGILCFVVRRNWLALIAGFCVFENGIFVLTMVLDKGLPVGLEFGSFLDAILVIVSGGILQLSPHMHTKERKL; this is encoded by the coding sequence ATGGCATACGATTTTATCTATTTATTGTTACTCCTCACTGGTGTTGTTGTTCTCGTTGAGAACCGGCTCAGTCGGATTATATTCTTTCTAAGCGCACAAGGTTTTTTATTAATTTTTCCTGTGTTACAAACTCATGAGGGAGAATTAAAACATGCAATTTCATTGATTGTAATGGTTGTTTTGTTTAAAGGAATCCTCACTCCTTGGGTATTGAATTGGACAGCAAATAAATCCAAAATGAATGAAAGTACGGCCCCAAGATTTGGCTACTTGGCAACTTTACTTTTTATGGTACTTGGACTTGTACTTGCTGTAAAAATTACAGAAGGAGTGTCTGTTCTTTCCATTCCTGTCCATAAAATTGGATTAATTTATGTAATTTTACTCGTGTATGTTGGTATTCTTTGTTTTGTTGTTAGGCGGAATTGGCTTGCCCTCATTGCAGGATTTTGTGTATTTGAAAATGGAATTTTTGTTCTAACCATGGTTTTGGATAAAGGCCTTCCTGTTGGGCTTGAGTTTGGTTCCTTCTTAGATGCAATTCTTGTGATTGTTTCCGGTGGAATTTTGCAACTTTCTCCACATATGCATACTAAGGAGAGAAAACTATGA
- a CDS encoding adenylate/guanylate cyclase domain-containing protein, translating into MVFSKRLFCFLYTFLFLSGFLSSLSAQVLLTNQILDLRSETSFGQSVHKWSFKPGDSPLVTESKEDDLYLDEENGQTRALRFAHAQNSLGESVRNGWISGFQIQTAWNKVKDGDGELYFPDFHKYMETYKGYAWYRTEIQISEEDIRTKFKSRNLTVRLGQISQADAVYWNGKFIGGTGLLLDTEENSQLEDKSLYSDKIRFYQIPIDSLKTDEPNVLAVRVYAKYPLSPGLSHDKFYVSSVKYSERAEYWNDFKKIFVIVLTLLLGSFYLYWQFLFRNEDDATVYFALGSIFMALNTLFQSQIIYSVVGDGFWIKKIEYVGWIGLVHLLFNFIVRFAHVRQGWIKITNRYIDFAGLISIIMVLLSPNFLFLSKFFFYWSFVTILLGGALFYVIFLGRKVPSMGTVSLGFFAFIVLILNDIFVEMQWEWYPSHTFLKDYAFAAFSVSVALSIVKNMIDSRRLVEKQREEKDRLSRYFSPAVMETIVTDNIKLGGEEREIATLFSDIVGFTTFAEKNPPGVVLQNLNTIFESLSDLIFHYSATLDKFIGDAIMAFWGAPKQTELDAYKAVACAVDMQKKMEEINRDLGLPSGTFRLRIGVNFGEAIVGNIGSVKRMDYTVIGDAVNTAARLESHGIPGKVAVSEAAFLAAGGSEYIEYEDTKELILKGKAEPVKVYFVTKVKPRPGL; encoded by the coding sequence ATGGTTTTTTCGAAAAGACTCTTTTGTTTCCTGTATACGTTCCTTTTTCTTTCGGGATTTCTCTCAAGCCTATCGGCCCAAGTCCTCCTCACCAACCAAATTTTGGATCTAAGGTCAGAAACTTCCTTTGGCCAATCCGTCCATAAATGGAGTTTCAAACCAGGTGACTCCCCCCTAGTCACAGAATCAAAGGAAGACGATCTGTATTTGGATGAAGAAAACGGACAAACAAGAGCCTTACGATTTGCCCATGCGCAAAATAGTTTAGGGGAATCGGTTCGAAATGGATGGATCTCAGGGTTTCAAATTCAAACCGCCTGGAACAAAGTGAAGGATGGGGATGGAGAATTATATTTTCCTGACTTTCATAAGTATATGGAAACTTACAAAGGTTATGCTTGGTATCGGACAGAAATTCAAATTTCAGAAGAAGACATACGCACTAAATTTAAATCGCGAAACCTAACTGTGCGATTAGGACAAATCAGCCAAGCAGATGCTGTGTATTGGAATGGAAAGTTTATCGGTGGAACAGGTCTTCTTTTGGATACAGAAGAAAACAGCCAATTAGAAGACAAATCTCTCTATAGTGATAAAATTCGTTTTTACCAAATCCCCATCGACAGTTTAAAAACAGATGAACCCAATGTCCTTGCTGTTAGAGTTTATGCTAAATATCCACTGAGCCCTGGACTTTCCCACGATAAGTTTTACGTATCATCTGTGAAATATTCTGAACGAGCTGAGTATTGGAATGACTTCAAAAAGATTTTTGTCATCGTACTCACTTTGTTACTTGGAAGTTTTTATTTGTATTGGCAGTTTTTGTTTCGAAATGAAGATGATGCGACCGTTTATTTCGCATTAGGTTCCATTTTTATGGCACTAAATACTTTGTTTCAAAGTCAAATCATTTATTCAGTGGTAGGTGATGGATTTTGGATTAAAAAAATAGAGTATGTAGGTTGGATTGGTCTTGTTCATTTACTTTTTAATTTTATCGTTAGGTTTGCCCATGTCAGACAAGGTTGGATCAAAATTACCAATCGATACATTGATTTCGCTGGTTTAATTTCCATTATCATGGTCCTTCTATCTCCAAACTTTCTATTTCTTTCTAAGTTTTTCTTCTACTGGAGTTTTGTTACTATTTTACTTGGAGGAGCATTGTTTTATGTTATTTTCCTTGGAAGAAAGGTTCCTTCTATGGGAACCGTTTCTCTTGGTTTTTTTGCATTTATTGTTCTCATTCTGAATGACATCTTTGTGGAAATGCAATGGGAATGGTATCCAAGTCATACCTTCTTAAAAGATTATGCCTTTGCCGCTTTTTCTGTTTCGGTAGCACTTTCCATTGTTAAAAACATGATTGATTCTAGAAGGCTTGTGGAAAAACAAAGAGAAGAAAAAGACAGGCTTTCTCGTTATTTTTCACCCGCTGTCATGGAAACCATAGTTACCGACAATATAAAGTTAGGTGGCGAAGAAAGAGAGATTGCTACTTTATTTTCTGATATTGTTGGGTTTACTACCTTTGCCGAAAAAAATCCACCAGGTGTTGTCCTTCAAAACCTAAATACAATTTTTGAATCCTTATCAGACTTAATTTTTCATTATTCAGCTACCTTGGATAAATTCATCGGGGATGCTATTATGGCATTTTGGGGTGCACCTAAACAAACAGAACTAGATGCATATAAAGCTGTGGCCTGCGCTGTGGATATGCAGAAAAAAATGGAAGAAATCAATCGTGACCTTGGCCTTCCATCGGGAACCTTTCGTCTGCGCATTGGTGTCAACTTTGGAGAAGCCATTGTCGGTAACATTGGCTCAGTAAAACGAATGGATTACACTGTGATTGGGGATGCGGTGAATACTGCGGCTCGGCTCGAAAGTCATGGAATTCCTGGAAAAGTTGCGGTTTCAGAAGCTGCCTTTCTTGCTGCGGGTGGGAGTGAATACATTGAATACGAAGACACCAAAGAACTGATCCTAAAAGGGAAAGCGGAACCGGTCAAAGTGTACTTTGTTACAAAGGTAAAACCAAGACCTGGCCTTTAA
- a CDS encoding SpoIID/LytB domain-containing protein, whose translation MKIQKSILFLCLAILGQIGCASVMVTNWTPEDSGFKTKPVRVLLGHATDEEVFKSSGEIIVRDANDLTIKRAYDFLSLNPTVLKAPISIQSNSEWIEYKGVSYRGTILLKPIDGKVYIINLVPVEAYLLSVVPSEVSASWPKEALKAQAICARTYVVREMLNRKKQEFDVDTSTNTQVYKGKNKEHRNTSEAVFETEGLILIHKGQPIQSFFHSNAGGYTEDPANVWGSPVEYLKPVPSEYDKDGDQYSWEEKWKTDFVNTNLRDLGVGEIQDIIVSSRFPSSRVNEIEIIGASGSKKIKATEFRKKLGATKLKSTRFGIRKEESGDFYVKGLGSGHGVGMSQWGSFAMAKSQFNHREILQHYFKGIEFARIVAR comes from the coding sequence ATGAAGATTCAAAAATCGATTTTATTTTTATGTTTGGCCATTTTAGGGCAAATCGGTTGTGCGAGTGTGATGGTTACCAACTGGACACCGGAAGATTCTGGTTTTAAAACGAAACCAGTTCGTGTATTACTTGGTCATGCAACAGATGAAGAAGTATTTAAGTCCTCAGGGGAAATCATAGTAAGAGATGCAAACGACCTCACTATCAAAAGAGCATATGATTTTTTATCTTTAAATCCCACAGTTTTGAAAGCACCCATTTCAATTCAAAGTAATTCCGAATGGATTGAATACAAAGGTGTGAGTTATCGCGGAACCATCCTACTCAAACCTATCGATGGAAAAGTTTATATCATCAATTTAGTTCCTGTGGAAGCTTATCTGTTATCAGTCGTTCCTTCAGAAGTGAGTGCCTCTTGGCCCAAAGAAGCACTGAAAGCCCAAGCCATCTGTGCAAGAACCTATGTAGTCAGAGAAATGTTAAATCGCAAAAAACAAGAGTTTGATGTGGATACTTCTACCAATACACAAGTTTACAAAGGAAAAAACAAAGAACACCGAAATACTTCTGAAGCAGTATTTGAAACAGAAGGTCTTATCCTCATTCACAAAGGCCAACCCATCCAAAGTTTTTTCCATTCGAATGCTGGTGGTTACACTGAAGACCCAGCCAATGTTTGGGGAAGCCCAGTGGAATATTTAAAACCAGTTCCATCAGAATATGATAAAGATGGTGACCAGTATTCCTGGGAAGAAAAATGGAAAACAGATTTTGTAAATACAAACTTACGCGACTTAGGTGTAGGTGAGATCCAAGATATTATTGTTAGTAGTCGGTTTCCCTCTTCACGTGTGAATGAAATTGAAATCATCGGAGCTTCTGGATCCAAAAAAATCAAAGCAACTGAGTTTCGAAAAAAATTGGGAGCAACAAAATTAAAATCCACTCGGTTTGGAATTCGTAAAGAAGAGTCGGGTGATTTTTATGTGAAGGGACTTGGTTCTGGACATGGAGTTGGTATGTCACAATGGGGTAGTTTTGCTATGGCAAAAAGTCAGTTCAATCACAGGGAAATCCTACAACACTACTTCAAAGGAATCGAATTCGCAAGGATTGTGGCGCGGTAA
- a CDS encoding adenylate/guanylate cyclase domain-containing protein, with the protein MDLEKEEIVRVLVLEPQKKSYDTISQLLVEWFGDYIELVWRSVFENGAEEIKKAEYDLLITEIQFPEVEDSSESVLETIMDLAGPSELPVVVFTKAEGKQLPIHAFQLGINEYFSKRRLKKNVLEHRFRNLFREIYRKKVVSIQMDDSLKRFQDLYGMNQSEIQDLNTMVKKFKKELEKEYEEKLNLETEKKKMQNVFGMYVDPIIVESLMNNTLSLDQKGKEQEVSVLFSDIRGYTTLSEKMKPEQVISFLNEYFTAMTEVILGYGGMIDKYIGDSIMCLFGAPVFQEDHRQNALDCAVEMVQVFELWQPKWQQIYGFTPEIGIGLASGKAIVGNVGSFQKLSYTAVGDTVNMASRLESIAKPMHVYVSEGLYNFLPEDYANKYRYEELEPVKIKGKEGLHRILSVKPLA; encoded by the coding sequence GTGGATTTAGAAAAAGAAGAAATCGTTCGTGTCCTGGTTTTAGAGCCTCAGAAAAAATCGTATGATACCATTTCCCAACTACTTGTGGAGTGGTTTGGTGATTATATTGAACTCGTTTGGCGTTCCGTTTTTGAAAACGGGGCCGAAGAAATCAAAAAAGCCGAGTACGATTTACTCATTACTGAAATTCAATTTCCCGAAGTAGAGGATTCCTCTGAATCTGTTTTGGAAACCATTATGGATTTAGCTGGTCCCTCGGAACTTCCTGTCGTTGTCTTTACAAAAGCCGAAGGAAAACAACTTCCAATCCATGCCTTCCAACTGGGAATCAATGAATACTTCAGCAAACGCCGGTTAAAGAAAAATGTTTTGGAACATCGATTCAGAAATTTGTTCCGAGAAATTTACCGCAAAAAAGTAGTTTCCATCCAGATGGATGATAGTTTGAAACGATTCCAGGATTTGTATGGAATGAACCAGTCTGAAATTCAAGATTTGAATACGATGGTTAAAAAATTCAAAAAGGAATTAGAAAAAGAATACGAAGAAAAGTTAAATTTAGAAACCGAAAAAAAGAAAATGCAAAATGTTTTCGGTATGTATGTTGATCCCATCATTGTTGAGAGTTTGATGAATAACACTCTTTCTCTGGATCAAAAAGGAAAGGAACAAGAAGTATCAGTTTTATTTTCAGACATTCGTGGTTATACGACTCTTTCTGAAAAAATGAAACCTGAACAGGTTATCTCTTTTTTAAATGAATACTTTACTGCAATGACAGAAGTCATTTTGGGATATGGTGGTATGATCGATAAATACATCGGTGACTCCATCATGTGTTTGTTTGGTGCTCCTGTTTTCCAGGAAGACCATAGACAAAATGCTTTGGATTGTGCCGTGGAAATGGTGCAAGTGTTTGAACTTTGGCAACCCAAATGGCAACAGATTTATGGATTCACTCCGGAAATCGGAATTGGTTTGGCTTCAGGAAAAGCAATTGTTGGAAACGTTGGTTCCTTTCAAAAACTTTCTTATACAGCCGTTGGAGACACCGTGAATATGGCAAGCCGACTGGAATCCATTGCCAAACCAATGCATGTTTATGTTTCAGAAGGTTTATACAATTTCCTTCCAGAAGATTATGCGAATAAATACCGTTATGAAGAATTGGAACCTGTAAAAATTAAAGGAAAAGAAGGGTTACACAGAATTCTCAGTGTAAAACCCCTCGCATAA